From a single Mycolicibacterium mengxianglii genomic region:
- a CDS encoding ROK family protein, with protein MATTRSDIRHLTGLSRTAVAARVAELAQRGLVVERQEGLSTGGRPPTLLAFNADAGAVLGAAIGRSRTHLAVCNLAGRVLAVTDIDEHVGVGPDDLMPQLVKRLEALISDAGLQPTDVHGVGVSLPGTVDRERGCSLDSPVMSGWDGVPLAPYFQDLTAAPVLVDNDANVMALAERHGEYRGMDDLILLKISTGLGAGLICGGVLQRGAVGAAGEFGHNKTAAAHGLTCRCGDTGCLETIAAGWALVRTLREQGHDVGHLRDVVDLANRGDAEARRLIRESGRHVGEVVAPLVNLLNPAVVVVGGDMIGAYDLLVAGLREALYGNATALATRTLQVVPATDGERSSVIGTVALILDTILDPEAIDASLQSAR; from the coding sequence GTGGCCACCACCCGCTCCGACATCCGCCATCTCACCGGGCTCTCCCGCACCGCGGTCGCAGCCCGGGTCGCCGAGCTGGCCCAGCGGGGCCTCGTCGTCGAACGTCAGGAGGGTCTCTCCACTGGCGGACGGCCGCCCACCTTACTGGCGTTCAACGCCGACGCCGGGGCGGTTCTCGGCGCCGCCATCGGCCGTAGCCGCACCCATCTGGCGGTGTGCAACCTGGCGGGCCGGGTGCTGGCGGTCACCGATATCGACGAGCACGTCGGTGTCGGTCCCGACGACCTGATGCCGCAGCTGGTCAAGCGGCTCGAGGCGCTGATCTCCGATGCCGGTTTACAGCCCACCGATGTGCACGGTGTCGGGGTCAGCCTGCCCGGCACCGTTGACCGAGAACGCGGGTGCAGCCTGGATTCCCCGGTCATGAGCGGGTGGGACGGCGTGCCACTGGCGCCTTACTTCCAGGATCTGACCGCGGCCCCCGTGCTGGTGGACAATGACGCCAACGTGATGGCTCTCGCTGAACGACACGGCGAGTACCGAGGCATGGACGACCTCATCCTGCTCAAGATCTCCACTGGTCTCGGCGCGGGTCTCATCTGCGGCGGGGTCCTGCAGCGCGGTGCCGTCGGTGCAGCAGGAGAATTCGGGCACAACAAAACCGCCGCCGCGCACGGGCTCACCTGCCGCTGCGGCGACACCGGCTGCCTGGAGACGATTGCCGCCGGCTGGGCACTGGTGCGCACCCTGCGCGAGCAGGGGCACGATGTCGGCCACCTGCGCGACGTCGTGGACCTGGCCAATCGTGGCGACGCCGAAGCGCGCCGACTGATCCGGGAAAGCGGACGGCATGTGGGCGAGGTGGTGGCCCCTCTGGTCAACCTGCTCAATCCCGCCGTGGTGGTGGTGGGCGGAGACATGATCGGCGCATACGACCTTCTGGTCGCTGGATTGCGAGAAGCCCTGTATGGCAACGCAACCGCGTTGGCTACCCGGACACTGCAGGTGGTACCCGCAACAGACGGTGAACGTTCATCGGTGATCGGCACCGTCGCGCTGATCCTGGACACCATCCTGGACCCCGAGGCCATCGACGCGTCGTTGCAGTCTGCCCGCTAG
- a CDS encoding 2-hydroxyacid dehydrogenase → MTRSAERTTSAVLQVGPLKPSLQDTLRTSYDALVLPTDPEQSAAFLAEHGERVTVAVTSGGAAFDAALMAQLPHLEAIVNFGVGYDTIDVAAAAQRGITVSNTPDVLTDSVADTAVGLMIDTLRRFSAADRFVREGSWPKGSYPLTRDVSNTAVGIVGMGRIGRAIAARLTAFGCRISYHNRKPVPDSDFTYVESPQELAGGVDVLVVAAAGGPGTRGLVDAKTIAALGPEGYLINISRGSVVDEDALVDALVNGRLAGAGLDVFANEPHVPQALLGLDNVVLLPHVSSATVQTRAAMEELTLRNLESFLATGDLVTPIAMPSR, encoded by the coding sequence GTGACCAGATCAGCTGAACGCACCACCAGCGCAGTCCTGCAGGTGGGCCCGCTCAAACCTTCCCTCCAAGACACGCTGCGCACGTCCTACGACGCCCTGGTGCTGCCCACCGACCCTGAGCAGAGCGCCGCGTTCTTGGCCGAGCACGGCGAGCGGGTCACCGTTGCCGTGACCTCCGGCGGCGCCGCCTTCGATGCTGCACTCATGGCCCAACTGCCCCATCTGGAGGCCATCGTGAACTTCGGTGTCGGCTACGACACCATTGACGTCGCCGCTGCCGCGCAGCGTGGCATCACGGTGAGCAACACCCCCGATGTGCTGACCGATAGTGTGGCCGACACCGCCGTGGGCCTGATGATCGACACCTTGCGGCGGTTCTCGGCCGCGGATCGCTTTGTGCGCGAAGGCTCGTGGCCCAAGGGCAGTTATCCGCTGACCCGCGATGTCAGCAACACCGCTGTCGGCATCGTGGGGATGGGCCGGATCGGCAGGGCGATAGCGGCGCGGCTCACCGCGTTCGGTTGCCGCATCTCCTATCACAACCGCAAGCCGGTCCCCGATTCGGACTTCACCTATGTCGAGTCGCCGCAGGAGCTGGCCGGTGGTGTCGACGTACTCGTCGTGGCGGCTGCGGGCGGCCCAGGGACCCGCGGCCTGGTAGACGCGAAAACCATTGCGGCACTTGGCCCCGAGGGTTACCTGATCAATATCTCGCGCGGCAGTGTCGTGGATGAGGACGCGCTGGTCGATGCACTCGTCAACGGGCGCCTCGCCGGCGCCGGGCTCGATGTCTTCGCCAATGAGCCCCACGTTCCGCAGGCGCTGCTCGGCCTCGACAACGTGGTGCTGCTCCCCCACGTCAGCAGCGCCACGGTGCAGACGCGTGCCGCCATGGAGGAGCTGACCCTGCGCAATCTCGAGAGCTTCCTGGCCACCGGCGACCTGGTCACGCCGATCGCGATGCCCTCCCGTTGA
- a CDS encoding acyl-CoA dehydrogenase family protein: protein MDFKLSDEQELLRDGLAKFLATRYDLRKSRTAAKAGVGWQPDIWRAFADELGILGATLPESAGGLGGGPVEAMVIAEALGYALVIEPYIDTVVVAGGLLQRAGGEQAGRILQQIAEGTAVVSLAVTEPTSGDDLAEISTTATPDGGEWTLTGTKIVVMNAPIATHLLVAAQTPEGLSLFLTEFDAANPAVGLEVHPYRTVDDRRAADLTFDSLRLPAEALLGAVGEAEPSLRRARDEGAAAVVSEAVGGMRKVLADTVEYSKQRHQFGQPIGSFQALAHRMVDMYMELEQAVAAAYLAVLNLDAEPDTRARAVSAAKATAGRAARFIGQNAVQLHGGMGMTEELAIGHYFKRLTAMQHEFGSTASHLSRYAQLTKP from the coding sequence ATGGACTTCAAACTCTCCGACGAACAAGAGCTCCTGCGCGACGGACTGGCGAAGTTCTTGGCCACCCGCTACGACCTACGGAAGAGCCGGACGGCGGCCAAGGCCGGTGTCGGCTGGCAGCCTGACATCTGGCGCGCCTTCGCCGACGAGTTGGGCATCCTGGGCGCCACCCTGCCGGAGTCGGCGGGCGGACTCGGCGGCGGGCCGGTCGAAGCGATGGTGATCGCTGAAGCATTGGGCTACGCCCTGGTCATCGAGCCGTATATCGACACGGTGGTGGTCGCCGGCGGGCTGTTGCAGCGCGCCGGCGGGGAGCAGGCGGGCCGCATACTGCAACAGATCGCCGAGGGCACCGCGGTGGTCTCGCTGGCGGTCACCGAACCCACTTCCGGCGATGACCTGGCCGAGATCTCAACCACCGCAACACCCGACGGCGGCGAATGGACGTTGACCGGAACGAAGATCGTCGTCATGAACGCGCCGATCGCCACTCATCTACTGGTCGCCGCACAGACCCCCGAGGGGCTTTCGCTGTTTCTCACCGAGTTCGACGCGGCAAACCCGGCCGTCGGCCTCGAGGTCCATCCGTACCGCACGGTCGACGACCGCCGCGCGGCCGATCTCACCTTCGACAGTCTGCGGTTGCCTGCTGAGGCCCTCCTCGGTGCCGTAGGTGAGGCGGAGCCGTCGCTGCGGCGTGCGCGCGACGAGGGTGCCGCGGCAGTGGTGTCCGAGGCGGTCGGTGGAATGCGAAAAGTACTGGCCGACACCGTCGAGTACAGCAAGCAACGCCATCAGTTCGGCCAACCGATCGGCAGCTTCCAGGCGCTTGCGCACCGGATGGTCGACATGTACATGGAACTCGAGCAGGCAGTGGCCGCCGCATACCTCGCCGTGCTCAACCTCGACGCCGAGCCCGACACCAGGGCGCGGGCGGTGTCCGCAGCCAAGGCAACCGCGGGGCGGGCGGCGCGCTTCATCGGCCAGAACGCGGTGCAACTGCACGGCGGGATGGGCATGACCGAGGAACTGGCAATCGGCCACTACTTCAAACGCCTCACTGCCATGCAGCATGAATTCGGAAGTACGGCATCACATCTGAGTAGGTACGCCCAGCTGACGAAGCCGTGA
- a CDS encoding acyl-CoA dehydrogenase family protein — MDLQWSDKDLAFRDEVRAFLDDKLTPELRRAGRLMTSVYADHEASMAWQAILHHRGWAAPAWPVEYGGCDWTLTQHYLFTRESTLAGAPSLSPMGIKMVAHAIIRYGTPEQREFFLPRILSGEVFFCQGYSEPESGSDLASLQMAAVSDGDDLVCTGSKIWTTHAREANWMFALVRTSRRERKQQGITFVLIDMSSPGIEIHPLVMTSGEEVQNQVFFDNVRVPKSNVLGEIDDGWTVAKYLLEFERGGGATAPWLQVMGEDIAAAAAEQPGPAGGRLIDDASFALKLADARIRTEVLEILEFRTLATVAEGHNPGPASSMLKVLSTELSQTLTELALEAAGPRGRVYQPHATCPGGPVTEYEPPTDGYTSGEPWQAVAPLKYFNDRAGSIYAGSNEIQRNILAKAALGL, encoded by the coding sequence ATGGATCTGCAGTGGTCAGACAAGGACCTGGCGTTCCGCGACGAGGTGCGTGCCTTTCTCGATGACAAGCTCACCCCGGAGCTGCGCCGTGCCGGCAGGCTGATGACAAGCGTCTACGCCGACCACGAGGCCAGCATGGCGTGGCAGGCGATCCTGCACCACCGCGGTTGGGCGGCGCCGGCATGGCCCGTCGAGTACGGCGGGTGCGACTGGACGCTCACCCAGCACTACCTGTTCACCCGCGAATCCACCCTGGCCGGGGCGCCATCCCTGTCGCCGATGGGCATCAAGATGGTCGCGCACGCGATCATCCGCTACGGCACCCCCGAACAGCGGGAGTTCTTCCTGCCGCGAATCCTCAGCGGCGAGGTGTTCTTCTGCCAGGGCTACTCCGAGCCTGAGTCCGGCTCCGACCTTGCCTCATTGCAGATGGCGGCCGTGAGCGACGGTGACGATCTGGTGTGCACGGGCAGCAAGATCTGGACCACCCATGCGCGAGAAGCCAATTGGATGTTCGCGCTGGTGCGCACCTCCCGCCGGGAGCGCAAGCAGCAGGGAATCACCTTCGTGCTGATAGACATGAGCAGCCCAGGTATTGAGATTCACCCGCTGGTGATGACCTCTGGTGAAGAAGTACAGAACCAGGTCTTCTTCGATAACGTCCGCGTACCGAAATCCAATGTGCTCGGCGAGATCGACGACGGCTGGACCGTCGCGAAATACCTGCTCGAGTTCGAACGTGGCGGCGGGGCCACCGCGCCCTGGCTACAGGTGATGGGCGAGGACATCGCCGCCGCCGCAGCCGAACAACCCGGCCCGGCCGGCGGCCGGCTCATCGACGACGCGTCGTTCGCCCTCAAACTCGCCGATGCCCGCATCCGCACCGAGGTGTTGGAGATTCTCGAGTTCCGCACCCTCGCCACCGTCGCCGAGGGCCACAACCCCGGGCCCGCTTCCTCGATGCTCAAGGTGCTCTCCACCGAGCTGAGCCAGACGCTGACCGAGCTGGCGCTGGAGGCCGCAGGCCCACGCGGCCGGGTGTATCAGCCGCATGCCACCTGTCCCGGCGGGCCGGTCACCGAATACGAACCGCCCACTGACGGCTACACCTCCGGCGAGCCGTGGCAGGCCGTCGCGCCGCTGAAGTACTTCAACGACCGCGCTGGCTCAATTTACGCCGGCAGCAACGAAATTCAGCGAAATATCCTGGCAAAAGCAGCATTGGGGCTGTAG
- a CDS encoding esterase family protein: protein MLAAFVPVLGPPAARADTVEVLEVPSAAMGRNIRVQFQGGGPHAVYLLDGLRAQDDRNGWDINTGAFSFFNGSGLSVVMPVGGMSSFYTDWYRPAVGNGMTQTYKWETFLTSELPGWLAANRGISPTGNAVVGLSMSGSAALILAAYHPGQFVYAASLSGFLNLSDRLWPVLVGIAMADAGGFNALDMWGPYGSGAWQRNDPTVQVGRLVANNTRIWVYCGNGNPSDLDAGLGNALIPAQFLEGVTTRSNREFEARYEAAGGRNGVFNFPANGTHSWGYWGGQLQAMKPDLQRVLGATPAP, encoded by the coding sequence ATGCTCGCGGCATTCGTGCCGGTGCTCGGTCCGCCGGCCGCCAGGGCAGATACCGTCGAAGTGCTGGAAGTGCCGTCAGCGGCGATGGGCCGCAATATCCGGGTGCAATTCCAGGGCGGCGGCCCGCACGCGGTCTATCTGCTCGACGGGTTGCGGGCTCAGGATGACCGCAACGGCTGGGATATCAACACCGGGGCGTTCTCCTTTTTCAACGGATCGGGGCTGTCGGTGGTGATGCCCGTCGGGGGGATGTCGAGCTTCTACACCGACTGGTACCGACCCGCCGTCGGTAATGGAATGACCCAGACCTACAAGTGGGAGACGTTTCTGACCTCCGAACTGCCGGGCTGGCTTGCCGCCAACCGCGGGATCAGTCCTACCGGCAACGCGGTGGTGGGGTTGTCGATGTCCGGCAGTGCGGCGTTGATTCTGGCCGCTTACCACCCCGGTCAGTTCGTGTACGCGGCGTCGCTGTCCGGATTCCTGAACCTCTCGGACCGCCTCTGGCCGGTGTTGGTCGGTATCGCGATGGCCGATGCCGGAGGGTTCAACGCCCTCGACATGTGGGGTCCGTATGGCAGCGGCGCGTGGCAGCGCAATGACCCGACGGTCCAAGTCGGCAGGCTGGTCGCCAACAACACCCGGATCTGGGTCTACTGCGGCAACGGCAACCCCTCGGACCTCGATGCCGGCCTGGGTAACGCCCTGATCCCCGCGCAGTTCCTCGAGGGCGTCACCACCAGGTCCAACCGGGAGTTCGAGGCCCGGTACGAGGCAGCGGGTGGCCGCAACGGAGTGTTCAACTTCCCGGCCAACGGCACCCACAGCTGGGGCTACTGGGGCGGTCAACTGCAAGCGATGAAACCTGATCTGCAGCGGGTGCTCGGGGCTACCCCGGCACCGTAG
- a CDS encoding nucleoside/nucleotide kinase family protein, which translates to MCATTTTEEALQMVTADLAALRQAGASRVLVGITGPPGAGKSTFAETLVRTLGAAYVPMDGFHLSNVQLRRLGRHDCKGATDTFDVDGYVVTLARIAQAYRQADVYVPGFDRAIEEPVAATHVVPADAGLVVTEGNYLGLDQPGWRAVRPLLQRLYYVDCPAAVRRERLVARHVAGGRSLADAQKWADEVDEPNAVLIATTAAECDRVFEIDE; encoded by the coding sequence GTGTGCGCGACGACAACGACCGAAGAGGCGCTGCAGATGGTGACGGCCGATCTCGCGGCGCTGCGCCAGGCCGGAGCCTCGCGGGTACTGGTCGGCATCACCGGTCCGCCAGGTGCGGGCAAGTCCACCTTCGCCGAGACGCTGGTGCGCACGCTGGGTGCGGCTTACGTGCCCATGGACGGCTTCCATCTGTCCAATGTCCAACTGCGCCGGCTGGGGCGCCACGATTGCAAGGGTGCGACCGACACCTTCGATGTCGACGGATATGTGGTGACGTTGGCGCGGATCGCCCAGGCGTACCGCCAGGCCGACGTCTATGTTCCCGGTTTCGACCGCGCCATCGAGGAGCCCGTGGCAGCCACCCACGTGGTCCCGGCCGACGCGGGTCTTGTCGTCACCGAGGGCAATTATCTGGGGCTCGATCAGCCAGGATGGCGGGCGGTGCGCCCGCTGTTACAGCGGCTGTACTACGTCGACTGCCCGGCAGCCGTGCGTCGTGAGCGGTTGGTGGCCAGGCATGTCGCGGGCGGCCGCAGCCTCGCCGATGCGCAGAAGTGGGCCGACGAGGTGGACGAGCCCAACGCGGTGCTGATCGCCACCACCGCAGCGGAGTGTGACCGCGTGTTCGAAATCGATGAGTGA
- a CDS encoding cytochrome P450: protein MTVTDGSHRFGEGFDFTSPTVLENGIPVQQFAELRRTSPVWWNQQPPGVSIFGDDGYWVITKHEDIKQISRDGELWSTNAKGAVMRLPDSVTADQLDLTKALLVNHDPPSHTRLRKLVSRLFTPRAVAALERKLAQTAHEIVSAAVAKGTGNFVDDIAMGLPLAAIADLIGVPDADRRKLFDWTNSIMNTDDPDFNDVDPAVANAELMGYAYAMAEERRRNPADDIVTRLIEADVDGDSLGDVEFAFFVILLAVAGNETTRNAITHGMMAFADNPAQWQLYKRERPVTAVDEIVRWATPVHCFQRTALADTEVGGVAIGEGQRVGLFYSSANFDEDVFNRPFEFDITRNPNPHLGFGGNGIHYCIGANLARTEIRLIFEAIADLAPDIEVIGQPRRLRSGWINGIKDLQVAYLD from the coding sequence ATGACGGTCACCGACGGCAGCCACCGGTTCGGAGAGGGCTTCGATTTCACCTCGCCGACAGTTCTGGAGAACGGTATCCCGGTCCAGCAGTTCGCCGAGCTGCGCCGGACGTCGCCGGTATGGTGGAACCAACAACCGCCCGGTGTGTCGATCTTCGGTGACGACGGGTACTGGGTCATCACCAAACATGAAGACATCAAACAAATTTCGCGTGACGGTGAGCTGTGGTCAACCAACGCCAAGGGTGCTGTCATGCGGCTGCCCGACAGCGTCACCGCCGACCAGCTTGACCTCACCAAGGCGCTTCTGGTCAACCACGACCCACCCTCCCATACGCGGCTGCGCAAACTGGTGTCTCGGTTGTTCACCCCGCGGGCGGTGGCTGCCCTGGAACGCAAGCTCGCGCAGACCGCGCATGAGATCGTCAGCGCCGCCGTCGCGAAAGGAACCGGTAACTTCGTCGACGACATCGCCATGGGCCTGCCGTTGGCGGCGATCGCCGATTTGATCGGTGTCCCGGATGCGGACCGGCGCAAGCTGTTCGACTGGACCAACTCGATCATGAACACCGACGACCCCGACTTCAACGATGTCGACCCGGCGGTGGCCAACGCCGAACTGATGGGCTACGCCTACGCGATGGCCGAAGAGCGCCGTCGAAATCCCGCCGACGACATCGTGACCCGGCTCATCGAAGCCGATGTCGACGGTGACTCCCTCGGAGACGTCGAATTCGCGTTCTTCGTCATCCTGCTGGCGGTCGCCGGCAATGAAACCACCCGCAATGCCATCACCCACGGCATGATGGCGTTCGCCGACAATCCCGCCCAGTGGCAGCTGTACAAGCGGGAGCGTCCGGTGACGGCAGTAGACGAAATCGTCCGCTGGGCGACCCCGGTACATTGTTTCCAGCGCACCGCACTGGCTGACACCGAGGTCGGCGGGGTCGCCATCGGCGAGGGCCAGCGCGTCGGATTGTTCTACAGCTCGGCCAATTTCGACGAAGACGTGTTCAACCGGCCGTTCGAGTTCGATATCACCCGGAACCCGAACCCCCATTTGGGATTCGGCGGCAACGGCATCCACTACTGCATCGGCGCGAACCTGGCACGCACCGAGATCCGGCTGATCTTCGAGGCCATCGCCGACCTGGCGCCCGATATCGAAGTCATCGGGCAGCCACGGCGGCTGCGGTCGGGCTGGATCAACGGGATCAAAGATCTGCAGGTCGCCTACCTCGACTGA
- a CDS encoding MFS transporter: MTVTLTAGRPGSPGRPSTSAAVVAPPPPVLRLAVFALALGGFGIGTTEFVAMGLLPDIAAGMDVSEPIAGHVISAYALGVVIGAPVIASLTARVSRRVLLMSLMVVFIVGNLASVLAPNYEALIGARFIAGLPHGAYFGVAALVAARMLGPARRAKAVAQVMTGLTVATVVGVPAASWLGQALGWRSAFALVVVIGLVTLAAIWAWLPEIGTDQVSSPLTELGALKRPQVWLALAIGMVGFGGMFAVYTYVATTMTDVAGMSRGLIPLALMVFGAGMVVGNTVGGRMADRSVVRSLYITITALGVMLAGFVVAAHNPWSALILLFGIAASGAAMAPALQTRLMDVAADAQTLAAALNHSALNIANAAGAWIGGLVIAAGLGYTAPAAAGAVMAASGLVVLTIAVLLQRKEKKVRDE; encoded by the coding sequence TTGACTGTGACTCTTACTGCTGGCCGCCCAGGCTCTCCTGGCCGACCGTCCACCTCGGCCGCCGTCGTCGCACCACCACCACCGGTGTTGCGGCTGGCGGTGTTCGCCCTGGCACTCGGTGGCTTCGGCATCGGCACCACCGAGTTCGTCGCCATGGGTCTGCTGCCTGATATCGCCGCCGGAATGGATGTCTCCGAACCGATAGCCGGGCACGTCATCTCTGCGTATGCCCTCGGTGTCGTCATCGGCGCCCCGGTGATCGCGTCATTGACGGCGCGGGTGTCGCGCAGGGTGCTGCTGATGAGCCTGATGGTGGTGTTCATCGTCGGCAACCTGGCTTCGGTCCTGGCGCCCAACTATGAAGCCCTCATCGGCGCCCGCTTCATTGCCGGGCTGCCGCACGGTGCGTACTTCGGTGTCGCTGCCCTGGTGGCGGCCCGCATGCTCGGACCCGCCCGGCGCGCCAAGGCGGTCGCCCAGGTGATGACCGGCCTCACCGTGGCCACCGTCGTCGGCGTACCTGCCGCGTCCTGGCTGGGGCAGGCGCTGGGCTGGCGAAGCGCCTTCGCGCTGGTGGTGGTGATCGGCCTGGTGACACTTGCGGCGATCTGGGCATGGTTACCCGAGATCGGCACCGATCAGGTCAGCAGCCCGCTGACCGAACTCGGTGCGCTCAAACGCCCACAGGTGTGGCTGGCCCTGGCGATTGGCATGGTGGGCTTCGGTGGCATGTTCGCCGTTTACACCTATGTCGCGACCACCATGACCGATGTCGCCGGCATGTCCCGGGGACTGATCCCGCTGGCATTGATGGTCTTCGGCGCCGGCATGGTCGTCGGCAACACCGTCGGCGGGCGGATGGCCGACCGTTCGGTGGTTCGCAGCCTGTACATCACGATCACCGCACTGGGGGTCATGCTGGCGGGATTCGTTGTCGCGGCCCATAATCCGTGGTCAGCGCTGATTCTGCTGTTCGGAATCGCCGCCAGTGGTGCGGCGATGGCGCCCGCGCTGCAGACCCGGCTGATGGATGTCGCCGCGGATGCGCAGACGCTGGCCGCCGCCTTGAACCACTCGGCCCTCAACATCGCCAATGCCGCGGGTGCCTGGATCGGCGGTCTGGTGATCGCTGCGGGCCTCGGATACACCGCCCCCGCGGCCGCCGGCGCGGTAATGGCCGCCAGCGGCCTGGTGGTGCTGACCATCGCAGTGCTTCTGCAACGGAAGGAAAAGAAGGTCCGCGATGAATGA